The window TGACACAGCTATTTCTGTAATTTCCAACACATCGCTGACTGTTTCTATATCTACATCTACAAAAGCTGAAGTGAAAAGTTGCTCTTTAGCGTTATATTCTGACCGTATTTTTTCTCCTTTAGTTTTTGATTCTGCTACAATTACGTCATACTTTGAGGTTTCAGATAATTTTTTACTCACTACAGACGAAGTGATTTCAGAATTATTTAACTCTGTATTAAACGATGTTTTTGTATCTTGAGAACATCCCGCTAGACTTAATAGCATGAATGTACTTAATAAAAAGAATTTTTCCATATTTTTAGTCACTTTCTTTTTTTAATATAAGTAGTTTATTCCTTTGAAATCATTGATAGTTGGTCCTGTTGGCATTCCGTTTGAGTTACTCGTTCTCATCACAGTTGAATCCCCTATAGTATTGTTGTGATTTAACCCAAATGCATGGCCAATTTCATGGGAAGCAGTTCTATTTTTAATAGTTACATTAGCACTAGCGTATGCTGTTGTCATAGTGATTTTTGCCCAATACCAACTAGTTTTACCGAATGGATTTACGACTGAGTTACCATTAAAACCTTGAGTATAGCCGTATACTCAAGATATAGGTCCTCCTCTATGAAAGTTCTATTGTAGAGTTGGATTGTGCAGAGGTACGTCTAAATGAAATAGCTGTATACGCTCCCGTCCCGTTACTGTTAACCCATTTACTCATAGCGCCGTTTATAACATTTTGATCGGCTGCTGTTGCATATCCTCCAGAATACCAATAGTATTTGGTACTGTTCCCATAGTTACCAACACCACTAGATAGCCTGTTTTTCCCCCAAGTTATATAAGTGGCGGCATTTACTTTTTCAGTAGCAATAAAAAATAAGGCTAAAAATAAACCTACTACAATAATTTTTTTTTCATGATAAACTTTCTCCTTTTCAACTTTTAATTAAAAACAACCAGTTATTATTTTAACAAAAAACAAAATATTTGTAAACGTTTTATTATATAATTTAATTCAGAATGATAGGTTTCGGTTCTTGAAAATAAATACGAAAACTAGCAATTTGGGTAGGGGGGCAGGGGAACAATGGAACCAAAAATTACGGTAGGATTGATTTTTAAAAAGTAAAAACGTTGATTTGAAAGGATTCTTTAAATTCCAACACTTTTTTTACCGTAAAACTTCCAAAACTATTGACCTGAAAATTACGGTACGTTTCAAAAACCGAACAATAGATCAAAATGCCGGTCGGTTTTTCTTAGTATATTTCACCTGAATTTGAGCTACTTAACATAAGACCGATTAAGCCAAGTACCATACACCGTAAGGGATAGCGCTATAAAGATTGTGAAATGAGAGTGGACTATCTGCTATAGTTTATAGAAATACTATCAACACGCAATGTTTAAAAAATCCATCCTTGTGAAATTTGATAGACGTATGCTCTAAATAAGCTATAATCATCAAATTTAAAAAGCGACTGTTAATTTCATTTTTTTTAATAAAAGTTCGGTTTTGTACCGTGATTCTTGGTTCCATCGTTCCCTTGACCCGAGGATTGCAAGGCTGAAAATTTTCACTTCGACAACTAAGAGAGAATATGAGTAGCCTGAGGATTTAAACATGAATGTGTACGCTTTTTAAGTTAAGTAGAATTGGAAATAAGGCGGGAGAATCAACACTTTTTTGTATTATCTAATTTATATAAAATGTTTAACGTGATTATTAAATAATATGTTAGTAGTATTTTGGAGGAATACTACTAACATATAGCTAGGGAAGCTC is drawn from Carnobacterium gallinarum DSM 4847 and contains these coding sequences:
- a CDS encoding matrixin family metalloprotease, which codes for MTTAYASANVTIKNRTASHEIGHAFGLNHNNTIGDSTVMRTSNSNGMPTGPTINDFKGINYLY